In a single window of the Oscarella lobularis chromosome 4, ooOscLobu1.1, whole genome shotgun sequence genome:
- the LOC136185750 gene encoding splicing factor C9orf78-like has product MAKGVSPRRAPPLVYRQKAIVLLQRFSMASPLRLPIRIRTMKRLRKRIRESRPCFAHVTANSRTVDHSMKRNYRKRRHNSSSEEEEKDEDVRQTLEEAKEVQKYRQRPKGVSAVGLALGKKYSREDDEESDPFKLKTGGLVKLNKTRDNAANDDDDEIGVSLKETFATETRHREEDKRMMQYIDDQMSKKKGDKIALEKELNSFEAKKAALYALPESLRAESSQRSEGMLSNQMLSGIPEVDLGIEEKFRNIAETERAKRKATEEKWRKKGEGETLVPTNMAADFVHHNRFMREDAVQKKGGKKEDNEAAKPKLTVGCLDEQNPLDPVVKETALTNERGRSKKIPKEKATDNYHFEKFKKKSTKRF; this is encoded by the exons ATGGCGAAGGGAGTTTCCCCGAGGAGGGCCCCACCTCTTGTTTATCGACAGAAGGCGATCGTTCTCTTGCAACGCTTTTCGATGgcgtctcctcttcgtcttccgatTCGGATTCGGACGATGAAACGGCTGCGGAAAAGAATCCGAGAGAGTCGGCCATGTTTTGCGCACGTGACTGCCAATTCCCGGACAGTAGACCACTCGATGAAACGAAACTAccgcaaacgacgacacAACTCGTcctcagaagaagaagaaaaggacgaagacgttcg CCAAACgctcgaagaagcgaaagaagtcCAGAAATATCGTCAAAGACCGAAAGGAGTTAG CGCCGTGGGATTGGCACTCGGAAAGAAATACAGcagagaagacgacgaagag TCGGATCCTTTCAAGTTAAAAACCGGCGGTCTAGTCAAATTGAATAAAACGAGAGACAACGCCGC aaatgacgacgacgacgagattgGTGTGTCGCTAAAGGAGACTTTCGCTACCGAGACCCGTCATCGGGAAGAAGATAAGCGAAT GATGCAATATATTGACGATCAAATGTCtaagaagaaaggagacaaaaTAGCTCTCGAAAAAGAACTGAA CTCTTTTGAAGCGAAGAAAGCCGCTCTATATGCCCTTCCTGAATCGCTCAGG GCGGAGAGCTCTCAACGCTCGGAAGGGATGCTGTCCAATCAGATGCTGTCGGGAATACCGGAAGTGGATCTCGGCATTGA GGAGAAGTTTCGAAATATTGCTGAGACGGAACGAGCCAAGCGAAAAGccacagaagaaaaatggaGAAA GAAGGGAGAGGGCGAGACTCTTGTGCCGACAAATATGGCAGCTGATTTTGTCCATCACAATCGAT TCATGAGAGAAGACGCTGTTCAGAAAAAGGGTGGAAAAAAGGAGGATAACGAAGCTGCCAAGCCAAAATTAACTGTTGGTTGTCTTGACGAGCAAAATCCTTTGGATCCCGTTGTCAAGGAGACAGCCTTGACTAACGAACGCGGACGGAGCAAGAAAAttccaaaagaaaaagcaactGATAACTACCACTTtgaaaaatttaaaaagaaatcaaccAAGAGATTTTAA
- the LOC136185738 gene encoding dynein axonemal assembly factor 5-like: protein METIELEEARDDNDLDELFKKIQRDVNCLSDDNRSARKRSLEKIRKETLQTSCRSASAAQKLTDRLLKPLLKVVSDPVEKCRELALNLIRDLCDGCVDVVAPSFLPYLLPVAVARLGMPDIVEPSEELRLVFVCFLLQFIEQCSIQSSSSSLAAYLDDFIKILQRVIVDPYPEVKKESCRLCMTLAPKIPETFHMQAETLVVPLISTLTHQRYKVRVTCVKAIGVVGQFGNAQCLDSFLPHLAQRTFDHSPPVRSCLTDIIGHWLLDFQDRYSFHHKLLPLLLSGFTDELVEIRQKSYDLMEQVGQKYAQENEEDLKDQTDFSKPVSSDYSWGEFPRPCLGTRVLLYRCLSKILPAAIRDMGDWNASTRLKAISLLEVLLVHAEDNATQHAEILLQSLYKACQDEEAPIVDKATKCARLLGHYVDPEVLCRLVLPAVLTSSGAGDGKVKANVAVSSRVCTGCLAVLGAILRGTDTSKLQDSIIQGIVETLMEPEVRFSQHSSLLKQILFIVQCLIEVHRGPQGVEYDLFVLLLSLISYAGNGDESGDIRDQAENVLGGLATSLGYSRSDRLFLLHSRKLLDNLKERHLIWIASSPERRLFDVLLTRARDDESHSPLVESLDVFEHGLGVERDPETKLSFFSLLSRLLASNRDPNGGALRQQSLRVIRDMILPNCIWSSGRTAAAIRTAAMTCMRTLIQSGNVEANVIRPIENVLFAQVLSCLDDTNLSTRSVSCKVLQQILTLFKGEIDVDRLNQLYVDLLKRMDDSSNDVRLSTTETLIAYFECFPLDRYDRTLYRAHVEAIYKGLLVHLDDPASDIQEAVLRALKASARLWPEKLKEQLDLVRHKHRMDDYCDDLGAWLDRLLIDGV, encoded by the exons ATGGAAACGatcgaattggaagaggCGAGAGACGACAACGATCTCGACGAACTCTTCAAG AAAATCCAGAGAGACGTCAATTGCCTATCGGACGACAACCGAAGCGCGAGAAAGCGCTCTCTGGAGAAAATCCGAAAGGAAACGCTTCAGACGAGCTGTagatcggcgtcggcggcgcaAAAACTAACCGATCGCCTTCTAAAACCTCTACTCAAAGTCGTGTCGGATCCCGTGGAAAAATGCCGCGAATTAGCTTTGAATTTAATTCGAGA TTTATGCGATGGATGCGTTGATGTCGTGGCGCCGTCCTTTCTTCCTTATCTTCTTCCCGTCGCAGTCGCTCGTCTTGGCATGCCGGACATCGTTGAGCCGTCCGAAGAACTGCGTCTCGTCTTTGtctgttttcttcttcaatttattGAACAGTGTTCTATtcagtcgtcttcgtcttctttggcTGCATATTTGGACGATTTTATCAAGATACTTCAAAGAGTAATTGTTGATCCGTATCCAGAAGTAAAGAAG GAGAGCTGTCGCTTGTGCATGACTCTTGCTCCCAAAATCCCTGAAACGTTTCACATGCAAGCCGAAACGCTAGTCGTGCCACTTATTTCCACGCTGACGCACCAACGCTACAAAGTCAGAGTCACCTGCGTGAAG gcGATCGGTGTGGTAGGGCAATTTGGCAACGCCCAGTGCTTAGATTCCTTTCTTCCTCATTTGGCTCAACGCACCTTTGATCATTCCCCGCCCGTGCGATCTTGCTTGACGGATATCATTGGCCATTGGTTGCTCGATTTCCAGGACAG ATATTCGTTTCATCACAAACTCTTGCCTCTTCTTCTTAGCGGTTTCACCGATGAACTGGTCGAAATTCGACAGAAGAGTTATGATCTGATGGAACAA GTCGGCCAAAAATACgctcaagaaaacgaagaagatcTAAAAGATCAGACGGATTTCTCCAAACCCGTTAGCTCCGATTATAGCTGGGGAG AATTCCCGAGGCCCTGTTTAGGCACAAGAGTTCTGCTCTATCGTTGCCTGTCAAAAATCCTTCCTGCGGCCATACGGGACATGGGCGATTggaacgcgtcgacgcgactcAAG gCGATATCTTTGCTCGAAGTTCTCCTCGTTCACGCCGAAGACAACGCGACGCAGCACGCCGAAATTCTTCTCCAGAGCCTCTACAAAGCCTgtcaagacgaagaagcgccAATCGTCGACAAA GCGACGAAGTGTGCCCGTCTCCTTGGCCACTACGTCGACCCGGAAGTTCTGTGTCGACTCGTCTTACCGGCCGTTTTAACCTCGAGCGGAGCCGGAGACGGAAAAGTCAAGGCGAACGTCGCCGTATCGTCTCGCGTCTGCACCGGTTGTCTGGCGGTGCTCGGCGCTATTCTGCGCGGCACAGACACGTCGAAATTGCAAGATTCCATTATTCAG GGAATCGTCGAAACTTTGATGGAACCCGAAGTGCGCTTCTCTCAGCATTCTTCCCTACTCAAGCAAATTCTATTCATTGTTCAATGTCTAATTGAAGTTCACCGAGGTCCTCAAGGTGTTGAATACGATTTGTTTGTGCTTCTTCTCAGCCTCATCTCCTATGcgggaaacggcgacgaaagcggcgatATTCGAGATCAG GCCGAAAACGTCTTGGGAGgtctcgcgacgtcgttgggCTATTCGCGATCCGATCGACTCTTTCTCCTACATTCTCGCAAACTATTGGACAATTTGAAA gaACGACATCTGATTTggatcgcttcgtcgcccgAGCGTCGTCtattcgacgttcttctcactcgcgctcgcgacgacgaatcgcacTCGCCTCTCGTCGAGTCGCTCGACGTTTTCGAGCACGGACTCGGAGTCGAACGCGACCCAGAGACGAAGTTGAG TTTCTTCTCGCTACTATCGCGCCTATTGGCATCGAATCGCGATCCGAATGGGGGGGCCTTGAGGCAACAAAGTCTACGAGTAATCCGCGACATGATTCTTCCCAATTGCATTTGGTCGTCAGGAAG aacggcggcggccaTACGcacggcggcgatgacgtgCATGCGGACGCTAATTCAAAGCGGCAATGTCGAAGCGAACGTCATAAGACCGATAGAAAATGTTTTATTCGCTCAG GTCCTGTCCTGTCTCGACGACACGAATTTGTCGACGCGTTCCGTTTCCTGCAAAGTCCTACAACAAATATTGACGTTGTTTAAAGGCGAAATAGACG TCGATCGCTTGAATCAACTCTACGTCGATCTTTTGAAGCGTATGGACGACAGCAGTAACGACGTTCGACTATCTACGACGGAAACCCTGATCGCTTACTTCGA GTGTTTTCCGCTCGACCGATACGATCGGACTCTGTACAGGGCACACGTCGAAGCGATCTATAAGGGTCTACTCGTGCATCTCGACGATCCGGCATCCGATATTCAG GAAGCCGTTCTCCGAGCCCTGAAGGCGTCGGCGCGCCTTTGGCCCGAGAAGTTGAAAGAGCAGCTCGATCTCGTTCGTCACAAGCATCGGATGGATGA TTACTGCGACGATTTAGGAGCGTGGTTAGACCGACTCCTGATTGACGGTGTGTGA
- the LOC136185747 gene encoding putative histone-lysine N-methyltransferase PRDM6, whose protein sequence is MNENQSVSSRRSYRISFDLIKHALYGRVACLPLDLHRTRGGTDESAALWIDDNPLWSLQQLVRSKETPLINSSHAHSLPQSLPRQVGLCRSGVPGPHDRIGVYAKTRFDVGTWIGPYEGKRLSLQDSAHFHADGRNRWEIYDGSTVIGFIDSDDERSANWMRYVQTARYEREQNLEVVQRANGDIFYRATKPIEAGTELLVWYGSGYHCHFDLPYGLNSERGQGDISDRRQTTTKNHHWSWQDNGRQTMSPPVSDSHQTGERDCGSGGKETTTRTPTVVVAAKTTVPSTITTECEAWQCGQCFRTFSQRVLLQMHVCDRQPDKPFRCGYCRLSFKSPDELKNHVQTHTDDKPFRCGFCHRAFAGATTLNNHIRTHTNIKPFACASCGKEFTQGTQYSRHLRLHECVRRRAADRDNRLCADDHDDHDDHDGGGGGSGENHGDKNCHEDETSINSTLAFAGGSAPGHSGDASYEDNRFVADP, encoded by the exons ATGAATGAGAATCAAagcgtttcgtcgcgaagg AGCTACAGAATTTCCTTCGATCTCATCAAGCACGCACTGTATGGAAGAGTCGCCTGCCTGCCACTTGATCTCCACAGAACGCGCGGCGGCACCGACGAAAGCGCTGCAC TTTGGATCGACGACAATCCTCTGTGGTCCTTACAGCAGCTTGTCCGTTCTAAAGAAACGCCACTGATAAATTCGTCTCACGCGCACTCCCTCCCCCAATCGCTTCCCCGCCAGGTGGGCTTGTGCCGTTCGGGCGTGCCCGGTCCACACGATCGGATAGGCGTCTACGCTAAGACGAGATTCGATGTCGGAACGTGGATCGGACCGTACGAAGGAAAACGTCTTTCCCTTCAAGACAGTGCTCATTTTCACGCCGACGGACGAAATCGATGGGAA ATCTACGACGGCTCAACTGTGATCGGTTTcatcgacagcgacgacgaacgctcGGCGAACTGGATGCGCTACGTTCAGACAGCGCGCTACGAACGCGAGCAGAATTTGGAAGTCGTGCAAAGAGCGAACGGAGACATTTTCTATCGAGCGACGAAACCGATCGAAGCTGGCACGGAATTGCTCGTCTGGTACGGCTCCGGCTATCACTGTCACTTCGATCTTCCCTATGGCTTGAATAGCGAACGAGGGCAAG GCGACATCTCTGACAGAAGGCAGACAACCACCAAAAACCATCACTGGAGCTGGCAAGACAATGGGCGCCAGACGATGTCGCCTCCCGTGTCAGATTCACATCAGACCGGTGAGCGTGACTGCGGTAGCGGTGgtaaagagacgacgacacggACACCAAcggtggtggtggcggcgaAAACCACAGTACCATCTACAATTACAACGGAGTGTGAAGCGTGGCAATGCGGACAGTGCTTTCGTACTTTCTCCCAACGCGTTCTGCTTCAAATGCACGTATGCGATCGGCAACCGGACAAGCCGTTTCGGTGCGGCTATTGCCGACTGTCGTTCAAAAGTCCGGACGAACTAAAGAATCACGTGCAAACGCACACGGACGACAAACCGTTTCGCTGCGGATTCTGTCATCGTGCCTTtgccggcgcgacgacgctcaaTAACCACATTCGAACGCACACGAACATCAAACCGTTCGCCTGCGCCAGCTGTGGCAAGGAATTCACGCAGGGAACGCAGTACAGTCGTCATTTGCGACTTCACGAGTGCGTACGACGTCGCGCAGCCGATCGCGACAATCGATTGTGTGCCGACGATCACGACGATCACGACGAtcacgacggcggcggcggcggcagcggcgaaaACCACGGCGACAAAAACTGCCACGAAGACGAGACTAGTATAAACAGCACTCTAGCCTTTGCCGGAGGCTCGGCGCCAGGCCATTCCGGTGACGCTTCTTACGAGGACAATAGGTTCGTGGCGGATCCCTGA
- the LOC136185744 gene encoding putative histone-lysine N-methyltransferase PRDM6 isoform X1, with the protein MTRTGSSILVFSCDDSDDRDLAGSIAARSGDSSATKSKFDMEEMPSLEENHHVLVPASRSDHTPSTPSDDKIDDDDDDVISTSPKRKSDEGVAFTVDNLMISLYGRQEIVPLDPNLVLASLDQGGRVDSSKVYFPKEVSLCRSSLPGDVYGVYTKLVIPAGTWMGPFQGSPVLFNQLMVDSKIDMMWEVFRDGQLVHYIDASQSPPSNWMKYIQCARNAKEQNMIVFQYKMNIFYRASRDIHPGEELLVWYGSSEYSLAHGVPTGIEEILGEDSPRIAVGRQPLVETTMRHHAPSSVAVTAGGMPIAGTVPMGVGSVGAAPVPTYPLVPPIRQNGHGSGRPNVLSMESGLEMTSSSTIAATGGGSVQSSGGGGGGGGTNPDSPATRERDEWNLWKCGQCFRSFTQRIMLQNHVCESRADMPFHCGHCNRVFSTSNELRSHVISHSNDRPFVCGFCHRAFAGATTLANHMRTHTGEKPFKCPQCNKGFTQGTQLARHMRMPGECAGGAVGGTSAAAAAAAAAILQQYQDDLSDAGDRNQ; encoded by the exons ATGACACGCACGGGTTCATCAATATTAGTTTTTTCCTGCGACGACTCGGACGATCGTGACTTAGCCGGTTCGATAGCCGCAAGAAGCGGCGATAGTTCAGCGACAAAATCGAAG TTTGATATGGAAGAAATGCCGAGTCTGGAAGAGAATCATCACGTCCTCGTTCCGGCCTCTCGATCAGATCacacgccgtcgacgccaagTGACGacaaaattgacgacgacgacgacgacgtcattagCACGAGTCCCAAGAGAAAGTCAGACGAAGGAGTCGCCTTCACCGTCGACAATCTCATGATATCTCTCTACGGTCGTCAAGAAATCGTTCCCCTCGATCCAAATCTCGTGCTCGCTTCTTTGGATCAAGGTGGAAGAG TTGATTCGTCAAAGGTCTATTTTCCAAAGGAGGTGAGTTTGTGCCGATCGAGTCTACCCGGTGACGTCTACGGGGTGTACACCAAACTGGTCATACCTGCCGGAACGTGGATGGGACCCTTTCAGGGTTCGCCCGTTCTATTTAATCAACTTATGGTCGATTCTAAAATCGATATGATGTGGGAG GTATTTCGCGACGGACAACTGGTTCACTACATCGACGCCAGtcaatcgccgccgtcgaattgGATGAAATATATTCAGTGTGCGCGAAATGCCAAAGAGCAGAACATGATCGTGTTTCAATACAAAATGAATATCTTCTATCGCGCCAGTCGGGATATCCATCCTGGCGAGGAACTGCTTGTCTGGTACGGAAGTTCGGAGTATTCTCTCGCTCACGGTGTACCGACTGGAATTGAGGAGATTCTAGGCGAGGATTCACCTCGAATAGCAG TAGGGCGACAACCCTTAGTAGAAACGACGATGCGACATCATGCGCCTTCGTCTGTAGCGGTAACGGCGGGCGGAATGCCGATAGCTGGAACAGTGCCAATGGGTGTGGGCAGCGTGGGAGCGGCACCCGTGCCGACGTATCCTCTAGTTCCGCCGATTCGTCAGAATGGACACGGATCTGGTCGACCCAACGTCCTTAGCATGGAATCTGGAttagaaatgacgtcatcatcaacgATAGCGGCGACGGGAGGTGGAAGCGTACaatcgagcggcggcggtggtggcggcggcggaacgaatCCCGATAGTCCGGCGACTCGGGAGCGTGACGAGTGGAATTTGTGGAAGTGCGGCCAATGTTTTCGATCGTTCACACAGCGCATCATGCTTCAGAATCACGTCTGCGAGAGTCGTGCGGACATGCCCTTTCACTGCGGTCACTGCAATCGggtcttctcgacgtcgaacgagctACGAAGTCACGTAATATCGCACAGCAACGATCGACCGTTCGTGTGCGGTTTCTGTCATCGGGCGTTtgccggcgcgacgacgctcgccaATCACATGCGAACGCACACGGGCGAAAAACCGTTTAAGTGTCCGCAATGCAATAAGGGGTTTACACAGGGAACTCAGCTGGCGCGACACATGAGAATGCCGGGTGAGTGTGCTGGAGGAGCCGTGGGCGGCACGtctgccgctgccgctgccgctgccgctgccatCTTGCAACAGTATCAGGATGATTTGTCTGACGCGGGAGATCGGAATCAATGA
- the LOC136185744 gene encoding putative histone-lysine N-methyltransferase PRDM6 isoform X2, with amino-acid sequence MTRTGSSILVFSCDDSDDRDLAGSIAARSGDSSATKSKFDMEEMPSLEENHHVLVPASRSDHTPSTPSDDKIDDDDDDVISTSPKRKSDEGVAFTVDNLMISLYGRQEIVPLDPNLVLASLDQGGRVDSSKVYFPKEVSLCRSSLPGDVYGVYTKLVIPAGTWMGPFQGSPVLFNQLMVDSKIDMMWEVFRDGQLVHYIDASQSPPSNWMKYIQCARNAKEQNMIVFQYKMNIFYRASRDIHPGEELLVWYGSSEYSLAHGVPTGIEEILGEDSPRIAGRQPLVETTMRHHAPSSVAVTAGGMPIAGTVPMGVGSVGAAPVPTYPLVPPIRQNGHGSGRPNVLSMESGLEMTSSSTIAATGGGSVQSSGGGGGGGGTNPDSPATRERDEWNLWKCGQCFRSFTQRIMLQNHVCESRADMPFHCGHCNRVFSTSNELRSHVISHSNDRPFVCGFCHRAFAGATTLANHMRTHTGEKPFKCPQCNKGFTQGTQLARHMRMPGECAGGAVGGTSAAAAAAAAAILQQYQDDLSDAGDRNQ; translated from the exons ATGACACGCACGGGTTCATCAATATTAGTTTTTTCCTGCGACGACTCGGACGATCGTGACTTAGCCGGTTCGATAGCCGCAAGAAGCGGCGATAGTTCAGCGACAAAATCGAAG TTTGATATGGAAGAAATGCCGAGTCTGGAAGAGAATCATCACGTCCTCGTTCCGGCCTCTCGATCAGATCacacgccgtcgacgccaagTGACGacaaaattgacgacgacgacgacgacgtcattagCACGAGTCCCAAGAGAAAGTCAGACGAAGGAGTCGCCTTCACCGTCGACAATCTCATGATATCTCTCTACGGTCGTCAAGAAATCGTTCCCCTCGATCCAAATCTCGTGCTCGCTTCTTTGGATCAAGGTGGAAGAG TTGATTCGTCAAAGGTCTATTTTCCAAAGGAGGTGAGTTTGTGCCGATCGAGTCTACCCGGTGACGTCTACGGGGTGTACACCAAACTGGTCATACCTGCCGGAACGTGGATGGGACCCTTTCAGGGTTCGCCCGTTCTATTTAATCAACTTATGGTCGATTCTAAAATCGATATGATGTGGGAG GTATTTCGCGACGGACAACTGGTTCACTACATCGACGCCAGtcaatcgccgccgtcgaattgGATGAAATATATTCAGTGTGCGCGAAATGCCAAAGAGCAGAACATGATCGTGTTTCAATACAAAATGAATATCTTCTATCGCGCCAGTCGGGATATCCATCCTGGCGAGGAACTGCTTGTCTGGTACGGAAGTTCGGAGTATTCTCTCGCTCACGGTGTACCGACTGGAATTGAGGAGATTCTAGGCGAGGATTCACCTCGAATAGCAG GGCGACAACCCTTAGTAGAAACGACGATGCGACATCATGCGCCTTCGTCTGTAGCGGTAACGGCGGGCGGAATGCCGATAGCTGGAACAGTGCCAATGGGTGTGGGCAGCGTGGGAGCGGCACCCGTGCCGACGTATCCTCTAGTTCCGCCGATTCGTCAGAATGGACACGGATCTGGTCGACCCAACGTCCTTAGCATGGAATCTGGAttagaaatgacgtcatcatcaacgATAGCGGCGACGGGAGGTGGAAGCGTACaatcgagcggcggcggtggtggcggcggcggaacgaatCCCGATAGTCCGGCGACTCGGGAGCGTGACGAGTGGAATTTGTGGAAGTGCGGCCAATGTTTTCGATCGTTCACACAGCGCATCATGCTTCAGAATCACGTCTGCGAGAGTCGTGCGGACATGCCCTTTCACTGCGGTCACTGCAATCGggtcttctcgacgtcgaacgagctACGAAGTCACGTAATATCGCACAGCAACGATCGACCGTTCGTGTGCGGTTTCTGTCATCGGGCGTTtgccggcgcgacgacgctcgccaATCACATGCGAACGCACACGGGCGAAAAACCGTTTAAGTGTCCGCAATGCAATAAGGGGTTTACACAGGGAACTCAGCTGGCGCGACACATGAGAATGCCGGGTGAGTGTGCTGGAGGAGCCGTGGGCGGCACGtctgccgctgccgctgccgctgccgctgccatCTTGCAACAGTATCAGGATGATTTGTCTGACGCGGGAGATCGGAATCAATGA
- the LOC136185740 gene encoding sodium-independent sulfate anion transporter-like, whose product MGLILDCIAFFEANRNKRKALFVDYCRDRFPIVKWLPKYNTKTLISDIIAGLTVGLMVVPQSLAYAKIAGFEDPKYGLYASFMGCFVYAIFGTSKDITLGPTAIMSQIVVAARGDNGVGYVFVMTLTCGIIQFALGFLKLGMIVNLISLPVVSGFTSAAAITIATGQIKHLLGIQPPSGKKIPRNFLPCIEKSIEYIKHSHVWDIVMGFSCILLVLFLRFLKSHVQKWDKDNNHSKPPPSHKQLVARKFLWAITTGRNAVVVLVAGLIAYAVCSVEWNCWNKMELVRNIDGGLPSVIVPNITLTTLEDLDAALAVIPLMGFLEAISIAQAFARENGYRVDASQELIAIGISNVVASFIQSYPVTGSFSRTSVNAQSGVRTPLGGVFTGLVVLLALAFLTPLFRYIPEAALAAIIITAVVHMVNVRILKQIFRLGPFELLPWAASFLGTLFLGIQYGILVAAGIHLLFPLYRLMTPRHSCTYRDDMAVAKLNEGLYYTGIDQLRDIIHEVIDKPDPDGNFGVRLRVIILDASHMPSMDFTVVQGIEEIVNELKKKDIRLVIAGLQDPIEALLRKADINDLVLMPSVQVALSGKESASLSPERERIQ is encoded by the exons ATGGGCCTTATTCTCGACTGCATCGCTtttttcgaagcgaatcgaaaCAAACGAAAGGCCCTATTTGTCGACTATTGCCGAGATCGATTTCCCATCGTAAAATGGCTTCCGAAATACAACACAAAGACGCTGATCAGCGACATCATTGCCGGACTAACGGTCGGTCTCATGGTCGTACCGCAGAGTCTCGCCTACGCTAAAATAGCCGGCTTCGAAGATCCGAAA TACGGTCTCTACGCCTCGTTCATGGGCTGTTTCGTCTACGCCATTTTCGGAACGTCGAAAGACATCACGCTGGGCCCGACGGCGATCATGTCGCAGATCGTTGTCGCGGCGCGAGGCGACAATGGGGTCGGCTACGTCTTCGTCATGACTCTCACGTGCGGAATCATTCAATTCGCGCTCGGATTTCTCAAACTCG GTATGATTGTGAATCTAATTTCTTTGCCCGTCGTTTCCGGTTTTACGTCGGCCGCCGCTATTACCATAGCGACGGGACAAATCAAG CATTTGCTTGGAATTCAGCCGCCTTCCGGGAAGAAGATTCCGCGCAACTTTTTGCCTTGCATTGAAAAATCAATCGAATACATCAAACATTCTCA TGTGTGGGATATTGTCATGGGATTTTCGTGCATTCTCCTCGTCTTGTTTCTAAGA TTCTTGAAGTCTCACGTACAAAAATGGGACAAGGATAATAATCATAGCAAGCCACCGCCAAGCCATAAACAGCTCGTGGCAAGGAAATTTCTCTGGGCTATCACCACtg GTCGTAATGCTGTTGTCGTGCTTGTGGCGGGTTTGATCGCCTATGCCGTGTGCAGCGTGGAGTGGAATTGCTGGAATAAAATGGAATTGGTTAGAAACATTGACGGTGGCTTGCCCAGTGTGATCGTTCCAAATATAACTCTAACGACACTTGAG GATTTGGATGCGGCTCTTGCTGTTATACCTTTGATGGGTTttctcgaagcgatttctATTGCTCAAGCATTTG CAAGAGAGAACGGGTACAGGGTGGATGCGAGTCAGGAACTCATTGCTATTG gCATTTCTAACGTCGTAGCGTCCTTTATTCAGTCCTATCCTGTTACGGGAAGTTTTTCTAG GACTTCCGTCAATGCTCAGAGCGGGGTGCGGACGCCTTTAGGCGGCGTGTTTACAG gaCTCGTAGTATTACTTGCTCTCGCTTTTTTGACTCCTTTATTTCGCTACATTCCCGAGGCGGCCCTCGCTGCGATCATCATCACTGCCGTTGTACACATGGTCAATGTTCGAATTTTGAAGCAAATATTTCGACTAGGAc cttttgAATTGTTGCCGTGGGCGGCTTCTTTCCTGGGAACTTTGTTTCTGGGGATACag TACGGAATACTTGTTGCGGCAGGAATTCATCTTCTTTTCCCTCTTTATCGTCTAATGACTCCTAGACATTCG TGCACGTATCGCGACGACATGGCTGTTGCAAAGCTAAACGAAGGACTCTACTACACGGGGATAGACCAACTTAGAGATATTATTCACGAAGTTATTGACAAACCGGATCCGGATGGGAATTTTG GCGTACGACTGCGTGTCATCATCTTGGACGCAAGTCACATGCCATCTATGGATTTCACAGTCGTTCAG GGTATTGAGGAAATCGTGAATGAGCTAAAGAAGAAGGATATTCGACTTGTTATTGCTGGACTTCAG gatcCGATTGAGGCTCTTCTCAGAAAAGCGGACATAAATGACTTGGTTTTGATGCCTTCAGTCCAAGTCGCTCTTAGTGGAAAAGAGAGTGCCTCTCTCAGT CCCGAAAGAGAGAGGATTCAATAG